The proteins below are encoded in one region of Campylobacter rectus:
- the fliW gene encoding flagellar assembly protein FliW codes for MVFQVKSPILGFEHIKRYELKELDKFFVKLQSKDDDTSFTAINPYALRNYEFEIPTYYQELMDINDNSELRVYNIMVVSAPIETSTVNFIAPIVCNMTNMTLSQIVLDIYSYPNYKQAEKISDFIQK; via the coding sequence ATGGTTTTTCAGGTCAAAAGCCCGATCCTGGGTTTTGAACACATCAAAAGATACGAGCTAAAAGAGCTTGATAAATTTTTTGTAAAGCTTCAAAGCAAGGACGACGACACCTCTTTTACCGCGATCAACCCGTACGCCTTAAGAAATTACGAATTTGAAATACCGACTTATTATCAAGAATTAATGGATATCAACGATAATAGCGAACTAAGAGTGTATAATATTATGGTTGTGAGTGCTCCGATAGAGACTTCAACGGTGAATTTCATCGCTCCCATCGTCTGCAATATGACCAATATGACGTTATCACAGATAGTTTTGGATATTTATAGTTATCCGAACTATAAACAAGCGGAAAAAATTTCAGATTTTATACAAAAATAG
- a CDS encoding outer membrane protein assembly factor BamD: MKNLIKFLSAVFFVCLVGGCADKYTELYNLTPEQWYSEIIGDIKNRDLESADKHYTAMSSEHVASPLLEQILLILAQAHANDEEYLMANFYLDEYLKRYGDNGLRSEFAQYLKIKANFDSFSQPNRNQKLMQDSIAEIEKFLYIYPNTQYRPLIETMLIKFKLAIYSMDVQIADLYERTGRSESAQIYKEKVRTSPLNDANIVLPQLPWYRKMFE; the protein is encoded by the coding sequence GTGAAAAATTTGATCAAATTTTTATCCGCAGTATTTTTTGTTTGCCTTGTCGGGGGCTGTGCGGACAAATACACCGAACTTTACAACTTGACGCCCGAACAGTGGTACTCGGAGATCATCGGCGATATCAAAAATCGTGACCTGGAAAGCGCCGACAAGCACTACACTGCGATGTCTAGCGAGCACGTAGCCAGCCCGCTTTTGGAGCAAATTTTACTGATCCTGGCCCAAGCTCATGCTAACGACGAAGAGTATCTGATGGCGAATTTTTATCTCGACGAGTATCTTAAAAGATACGGCGACAACGGCCTTAGAAGCGAATTTGCGCAGTATCTGAAGATAAAGGCGAATTTCGATTCGTTTTCTCAGCCAAACCGCAATCAAAAGCTAATGCAAGATAGCATCGCCGAGATAGAAAAATTTCTCTACATTTACCCAAATACGCAGTATCGCCCGCTGATCGAGACGATGCTGATCAAATTTAAGCTCGCGATTTACAGTATGGACGTGCAAATAGCCGATCTTTATGAGCGAACGGGCAGGAGCGAGTCGGCGCAAATTTACAAGGAAAAAGTGCGGACTTCGCCGTTAAACGACGCGAATATCGTGCTTCCGCAGCTTCCTTGGTATAGAAAAATGTTTGAATAA
- the lon gene encoding endopeptidase La codes for MQIYESKMFPAQLPVIVEDELFLYPFMITPLFLNDEENIEALNLALESQSPILVVPTKSQNEGAREFDAIYDAGVIGTVMRKVPLPDGRVKILFQGTSKGRIVSKVGQKPLRAIVDVLHEKRPENTKSDALLTVLREKVRDLAALSHFFPPDLLKTIEESAESVRICDLILSSLRLKKKTAYEFFIEENLEQKLLKLIDYVIEEIEANKLQREIKNKVHSRIDKVNKEYFLKEQLKQIQQELGSDTSREEEIEEYRKKLEVKKKFMGEDAYKEIKKQIDKLARMHPDSADANTIQSYLDWVVEVPFENLANKKLSVQEVAKQLNADHYGLEKPKDRIEEYFALRELLQLRGVAGKVNNGAILCFAGPPGVGKTSLANSIAKALKRELVRVALGGLEDVNELRGHRRTYIGAMPGRIVQGLIEAKQMNPVVVLDEIDKVGRSFRGDPTAVLLEILDPEQNNKFRDYYLNFNIDLSKVVFVATANDVSAIPPALRDRMEFIELSSYTPQEKFEIAKKYLIPQELKKHGLKPSEVTLGKDVLSLIISDYTRESGVRNLRRRLADIFRKAAKRLLEGEKQKITVTTKNLNEFLEKKVFEIEHADKKPQIGQVNGLAWTSVGGDVLKIEAIRIQGKGGLQITGSLGDVMKESAYIAFSLVKVLIDAKKIKVPAKIIPSLPDDVKDGVKKELSPSEVYRRYDLHIHVPEGATPKDGPSAGITMVTAIASILTDTKVRSDVAMTGEITLSGRVLPIGGLKEKLIAAHKAGIKTALIPRKNYERDLGEIPADVKNDIRILPVDVIEDVLKNALIL; via the coding sequence TTGCAAATTTACGAATCAAAAATGTTCCCCGCGCAGCTACCCGTCATCGTAGAGGACGAGCTGTTTTTGTATCCGTTTATGATCACGCCGCTTTTTTTGAACGACGAAGAAAATATCGAAGCGTTAAATTTAGCCCTTGAGTCACAAAGTCCCATTCTCGTAGTGCCGACAAAGTCTCAAAACGAAGGCGCTCGAGAATTTGACGCCATCTACGATGCGGGCGTCATCGGCACGGTGATGAGGAAGGTGCCGCTGCCTGACGGTAGGGTAAAAATTTTATTTCAAGGCACGAGCAAAGGCCGCATAGTATCAAAAGTAGGTCAAAAGCCGCTACGGGCGATCGTGGACGTACTGCATGAAAAAAGACCAGAAAACACTAAAAGCGACGCGCTGCTAACCGTACTTCGCGAAAAGGTACGAGATTTGGCTGCGCTTAGCCACTTTTTCCCGCCCGATCTTTTAAAAACTATCGAGGAGAGCGCCGAGTCTGTGCGTATTTGCGATCTTATTTTAAGCTCGCTAAGGCTAAAGAAAAAGACGGCATACGAGTTTTTTATCGAGGAAAATTTGGAGCAGAAGCTGCTAAAGCTCATCGACTACGTCATCGAGGAGATCGAGGCGAACAAACTCCAGCGCGAGATAAAAAACAAAGTCCACTCGAGGATCGACAAGGTAAATAAAGAGTACTTCCTAAAAGAGCAGCTAAAGCAGATACAACAAGAGCTGGGCAGCGACACGAGCCGCGAGGAAGAGATCGAGGAGTATCGTAAGAAACTGGAAGTCAAGAAAAAATTTATGGGCGAGGACGCGTATAAAGAGATAAAAAAGCAAATCGACAAACTAGCGCGTATGCACCCCGACTCCGCCGATGCCAACACGATACAAAGCTATCTCGACTGGGTCGTGGAGGTGCCGTTTGAAAATCTGGCCAACAAAAAACTAAGCGTGCAGGAGGTCGCAAAGCAGCTAAACGCCGACCATTACGGGCTTGAAAAGCCAAAGGATAGGATAGAGGAGTATTTTGCTCTGCGCGAGCTTTTGCAGTTGCGAGGGGTCGCGGGTAAGGTAAATAACGGCGCGATCTTGTGTTTTGCGGGGCCTCCGGGCGTTGGCAAAACGAGCCTGGCAAACTCTATCGCTAAGGCGCTAAAACGCGAGCTCGTGCGCGTGGCGCTGGGCGGACTAGAGGACGTAAACGAGCTACGCGGACACCGCCGCACTTATATCGGCGCGATGCCCGGCCGCATCGTGCAGGGGCTCATCGAAGCAAAGCAGATGAATCCCGTCGTCGTGCTGGACGAGATCGACAAGGTCGGCAGGAGCTTTCGCGGCGATCCGACGGCGGTTTTGCTGGAAATTTTAGATCCCGAGCAAAATAACAAATTTAGGGATTATTATTTAAATTTTAATATCGACCTTAGCAAGGTCGTTTTCGTCGCGACGGCAAACGACGTGAGCGCCATACCGCCGGCACTGCGCGATAGGATGGAGTTTATCGAACTTAGCTCCTATACGCCGCAGGAAAAATTTGAGATCGCTAAAAAATATCTAATCCCTCAAGAGCTCAAAAAACACGGCCTAAAGCCGAGCGAAGTGACCCTGGGCAAAGACGTGCTAAGCCTAATCATCTCAGACTATACGCGCGAGAGCGGAGTGCGAAATCTACGCCGCCGCCTGGCGGATATCTTTAGGAAAGCCGCTAAAAGGCTACTTGAAGGCGAAAAGCAAAAGATAACCGTAACGACTAAAAATTTGAACGAATTTTTAGAAAAAAAAGTCTTTGAGATCGAGCACGCAGACAAAAAACCGCAGATCGGCCAGGTAAACGGGCTGGCGTGGACGAGCGTGGGCGGCGACGTACTAAAGATCGAAGCCATCCGCATACAGGGCAAAGGCGGGCTGCAGATCACGGGGTCTTTGGGCGATGTAATGAAGGAGAGCGCGTATATCGCGTTTAGCCTAGTTAAAGTGCTGATCGATGCTAAAAAGATAAAAGTACCCGCCAAAATCATCCCGAGCCTGCCGGACGACGTCAAAGACGGCGTGAAAAAGGAGCTAAGCCCGAGCGAAGTATATCGCCGCTACGATCTGCATATCCACGTACCCGAGGGCGCCACGCCAAAAGACGGGCCGAGTGCGGGCATCACGATGGTGACGGCGATCGCCTCGATCCTAACGGATACAAAAGTGCGAAGCGACGTGGCGATGACGGGCGAGATCACGCTCAGCGGCCGCGTGCTGCCTATCGGCGGACTAAAAGAAAAGCTCATCGCCGCGCATAAGGCCGGTATCAAAACCGCTTTGATACCGCGTAAAAACTATGAGCGAGATCTGGGCGAGATACCTGCCGACGTCAAAAACGACATACGAATTTTACCCGTGGACGTCATCGAAGACGTACTAAAAAACGCGCTTATCTTGTAA
- a CDS encoding porphobilinogen deaminase: MALEYIDICLGEALERLDEAGGELVKYKNEIQKDEKVEVKELLNAVTNSIVELWKAREILYERKPDLKQNFKKEFDKNPQRYEELSEISQTAQRLEKDGKFKEASEIYEKLLEVSDLSHFVLVAQAGLYRCKKQRSS; the protein is encoded by the coding sequence ATGGCATTGGAGTATATAGATATTTGTCTCGGTGAGGCGCTAGAACGGCTTGATGAAGCGGGTGGTGAGCTTGTCAAATATAAAAATGAAATTCAAAAAGATGAAAAAGTTGAGGTCAAAGAGCTTTTAAACGCAGTTACAAACAGTATAGTAGAGCTATGGAAAGCTAGAGAAATTTTATACGAGAGAAAACCCGATTTAAAGCAAAATTTTAAAAAAGAATTTGATAAGAACCCGCAAAGATACGAAGAACTAAGCGAAATTTCACAAACGGCGCAAAGGCTAGAAAAAGATGGCAAATTTAAAGAGGCGAGCGAAATTTATGAAAAGCTTTTAGAAGTATCGGATTTAAGCCATTTTGTACTAGTTGCACAAGCCGGGCTTTATAGATGTAAAAAGCAAAGGTCTAGCTAA
- the rpsR gene encoding 30S ribosomal protein S18, which yields MAEKRKYSRKYCKFTEAKIEFIDYKDTSLLKYCLSERFKIMPRRLTGTSKKYQEMVEKAIKRARQAALIPYVVDRDDVVTNPFEGL from the coding sequence ATGGCTGAAAAAAGAAAATATTCACGCAAATACTGCAAATTTACAGAGGCAAAGATAGAATTTATCGATTACAAGGACACTTCTCTTTTGAAGTACTGCTTATCCGAGAGATTTAAAATCATGCCAAGACGCCTAACCGGAACGTCTAAAAAATACCAAGAGATGGTCGAAAAGGCTATCAAACGCGCTCGCCAAGCGGCTTTGATACCTTACGTAGTCGATCGCGACGACGTAGTAACCAATCCTTTTGAAGGACTATGA
- a CDS encoding single-stranded DNA-binding protein, which translates to MFNRVVLVGNLTRDIELRYTTAGAAIGNSAIAVTRKFNVNGEKREETCFIDITFFGKQAEIANQYLSKGSKLLVEGRLKFDQWTDNNGQNRSKHTISVENMEMLGGGQQGGYNQNSNQGYQQGGYQNNAYGGYQGGQNQQRSGEAEAYKRSGQNSYAQNGEQRQNFNKPQQKQQPKNEYYGDNVREIDIDADKYDDGDETIPF; encoded by the coding sequence ATGTTTAATAGAGTCGTTTTAGTAGGAAATTTAACGAGGGATATCGAGCTTAGATATACGACCGCAGGTGCGGCCATAGGCAACAGCGCCATCGCCGTAACGAGAAAATTTAACGTAAACGGCGAAAAACGCGAAGAAACGTGCTTTATAGACATAACATTTTTCGGAAAACAAGCGGAGATAGCAAACCAATATCTTTCCAAAGGCTCAAAACTTCTAGTCGAGGGTCGCTTAAAATTCGACCAATGGACGGACAATAACGGACAAAACAGAAGCAAGCATACGATCAGCGTAGAAAATATGGAGATGCTAGGCGGAGGGCAACAAGGCGGATACAATCAAAATAGTAATCAAGGCTACCAACAAGGCGGTTACCAAAATAACGCCTATGGCGGCTATCAGGGCGGACAAAACCAGCAACGCAGCGGCGAAGCCGAGGCTTATAAGCGAAGCGGACAAAACAGCTACGCTCAAAACGGCGAGCAAAGGCAAAATTTTAATAAACCGCAGCAAAAGCAACAGCCTAAAAACGAATACTACGGCGATAACGTCCGAGAAATAGATATAGACGCCGACAAATACGACGACGGCGACGAAACGATACCATTTTAA
- the rpsF gene encoding 30S ribosomal protein S6: protein MKHYELLFILKPTLTEEEVSAKVDFVKEILTKNGANIASVQTMGTRKLAYTVKKYERGTYFVVYFEAPTQAIAEVERIIRITEEIIKFLTVKFENKKEIAAWEKMSKGIKLNKKEPKVKAEEAPTAQE, encoded by the coding sequence ATGAAGCACTATGAGCTTTTGTTTATTTTAAAGCCTACTTTAACGGAAGAAGAAGTAAGCGCAAAAGTTGATTTCGTTAAAGAAATCCTAACCAAAAACGGCGCAAATATCGCGTCCGTGCAGACTATGGGCACCAGAAAACTAGCCTATACCGTGAAAAAATACGAGCGCGGAACTTATTTTGTCGTGTATTTCGAGGCTCCGACTCAAGCTATCGCCGAAGTCGAGCGTATCATCAGGATCACCGAAGAGATCATCAAATTCTTAACGGTTAAATTTGAAAACAAAAAAGAGATCGCCGCTTGGGAAAAGATGAGCAAGGGCATCAAACTAAATAAAAAAGAACCCAAAGTCAAAGCAGAAGAAGCTCCGACAGCGCAAGAATAA
- the holA gene encoding DNA polymerase III subunit delta yields the protein MYRKELEAALNAAKFPNHFLLYGADEYQIELFTKEILAKFKDFEILSFYYDEYDFDAARAHLCEPSLFGDSPLLHVKSDKKIPAKELKILIEGCKNGGAFVFELFESDAKAVFDTQKAFGVNFARFFKPGSPEEAVNLLGRQAAKMSLNITRNALFELYRIHNENLYLAASELNKLASLNEPINENIVRSLVFSLSSVSFDDFFDKFIALKDIRADFFSCADDGNFNEILFINSLYRAFFRLFKLHAGIKITGKFDIKETLGYTPPPNVANELKRQCLAVNLKAYKEIFTALNLAEFELKTNSALDKKTFLLSCVLGLQNLIGKNSKY from the coding sequence ATGTATAGAAAAGAGCTTGAGGCTGCGCTAAATGCGGCTAAATTTCCAAATCATTTCTTGCTTTACGGCGCGGACGAATACCAAATCGAGCTTTTTACGAAGGAAATTTTAGCCAAATTTAAAGATTTTGAAATTTTGAGTTTTTATTATGACGAGTACGATTTCGACGCTGCGCGTGCGCATCTTTGCGAGCCTTCGCTCTTTGGCGATAGCCCGCTTTTGCACGTAAAAAGCGATAAAAAAATCCCCGCAAAAGAGTTAAAAATCCTGATAGAGGGTTGCAAAAACGGCGGCGCATTCGTTTTCGAGCTTTTTGAGTCCGACGCCAAAGCCGTTTTTGATACGCAAAAAGCTTTTGGGGTAAATTTTGCGAGATTTTTTAAACCAGGCTCGCCCGAAGAGGCCGTAAATTTACTCGGCAGGCAGGCCGCAAAAATGAGCCTAAATATAACGAGAAACGCGCTTTTTGAACTCTACCGCATACATAACGAAAATTTATATTTGGCCGCAAGCGAGCTAAACAAATTAGCCTCTCTAAACGAACCTATAAACGAAAATATCGTAAGAAGCTTGGTTTTTTCGCTATCAAGCGTGAGTTTTGACGATTTTTTCGATAAATTTATCGCGCTAAAAGATATTAGAGCGGATTTTTTCTCCTGCGCAGACGATGGAAATTTTAACGAAATTTTGTTTATAAACTCTCTTTACCGCGCGTTTTTCAGACTTTTTAAACTACATGCCGGCATCAAAATAACAGGCAAATTCGACATAAAAGAAACGCTCGGTTATACGCCGCCTCCAAACGTCGCAAACGAGCTAAAAAGGCAGTGCCTTGCCGTAAATTTAAAGGCATATAAAGAAATATTTACCGCGCTAAATTTGGCGGAATTTGAACTAAAGACAAACTCCGCGCTCGATAAAAAAACTTTTCTGCTCTCCTGCGTGCTCGGCCTTCAAAACCTTATCGGCAAAAACAGCAAATATTAA
- a CDS encoding RNB domain-containing ribonuclease — protein sequence MKEFLTKLLDGVSEKEIASADKEILRNLLNLNAVSHHKDRYYLNNGFVCGKLDISANGTGFLAPYDKRFKQDIIIENKNLNASHYGDIVLAKLLPLKKKRQSAKVVMTLKLANETSVVYTKQIGSVILGVNVKTAISSPLKASQKSLKMLPPGTLLKISNLNNEIIEVVGNINDPLSDEKISLAVFNKNDEFSQECEAEALAWGDEVDAAMYPQRVDLRELPFCTIDPVDAKDFDDAIYFDEKKREIYVAIADVSEYVTPYSPIDAEAKTRGFSIYFPHKAVPMLPRNLSENICSLKPNAARLAFCFKITIDENDEVVKEELLEALIASKRRFNYDEVDQILRGEREDETGWIKPLFTLTSRLRKKRLKNAFDFRTQELRMSLDADGGLASTRFETDTDSHRLVEDCMLLANVAAAKRIGKGVFRNHGSPDLRKIQILLEDLGALGFDFVYESDIANLVRKIQAQADAVGNREEIDKLIIKSQKKAEYGAQNLGHFGLGFERYTHFTSPIRRYSDLTLHRLLKAKLRNDEKFFNYLLLNIESTCSNLSELEREADRVAFDFMDRKFARWAKERIGQRFSAYISENQNAAVARLDDEIKGARIFLGAYCVNLLQKVIVEITDVNIATAEIFGKVVKKIDV from the coding sequence GTGAAAGAATTTTTAACCAAACTACTTGACGGCGTGAGCGAAAAGGAAATCGCCTCCGCCGACAAAGAAATCCTACGAAATTTACTAAATTTAAACGCCGTAAGCCACCACAAAGATCGCTACTACCTAAACAACGGCTTTGTCTGCGGCAAACTCGACATAAGTGCGAACGGCACGGGCTTTTTGGCGCCTTACGACAAACGCTTTAAGCAAGATATAATAATAGAAAATAAAAATTTAAACGCCTCGCACTACGGCGATATCGTGCTGGCAAAGCTTTTGCCGCTAAAGAAAAAACGTCAAAGCGCCAAAGTCGTGATGACGCTAAAACTCGCTAACGAAACGAGCGTGGTTTATACCAAACAAATAGGCTCTGTGATCCTTGGCGTAAACGTAAAAACCGCGATTAGCTCGCCGCTAAAAGCCTCGCAAAAATCGCTAAAAATGCTGCCGCCGGGCACGCTACTAAAAATCAGCAACCTAAATAACGAAATCATCGAGGTCGTCGGCAATATAAACGACCCGCTCAGCGACGAGAAAATCTCGCTCGCCGTATTTAACAAAAACGACGAATTTAGCCAAGAGTGCGAAGCCGAAGCGCTAGCGTGGGGCGACGAGGTCGATGCCGCGATGTATCCGCAGAGGGTAGATTTAAGGGAACTGCCTTTTTGCACGATCGATCCCGTCGATGCCAAAGACTTTGACGACGCGATATATTTTGACGAGAAAAAGCGCGAAATTTACGTCGCGATCGCAGACGTCAGCGAATACGTCACGCCATACTCTCCGATAGACGCCGAGGCCAAAACGCGCGGATTTTCGATATATTTTCCACACAAAGCCGTACCGATGCTGCCGCGAAATTTGAGCGAAAATATCTGCTCGCTCAAGCCAAATGCCGCTCGCCTTGCGTTTTGTTTCAAAATCACGATCGATGAAAACGACGAAGTCGTAAAAGAAGAGCTCCTAGAAGCTCTAATCGCCTCAAAAAGACGCTTTAACTATGACGAAGTCGATCAAATTTTACGCGGCGAACGCGAGGACGAGACCGGCTGGATCAAGCCTCTTTTCACGCTCACCTCGCGCCTACGCAAAAAACGCCTGAAAAACGCGTTTGACTTTAGAACGCAGGAGCTTCGTATGAGCCTTGACGCAGACGGCGGGCTTGCCTCTACGAGATTTGAGACCGATACTGACTCGCACAGACTCGTCGAGGACTGCATGCTGCTAGCCAACGTCGCTGCGGCAAAACGCATCGGCAAAGGCGTTTTTAGAAATCACGGCTCGCCGGATCTGCGAAAAATACAAATTTTACTCGAAGACCTCGGCGCTCTGGGCTTTGACTTCGTTTATGAGAGCGATATCGCAAATTTGGTTCGCAAAATCCAAGCGCAGGCCGATGCAGTAGGCAACCGCGAGGAGATCGACAAGCTCATCATAAAATCGCAAAAAAAGGCCGAATACGGCGCGCAAAATTTAGGCCACTTCGGACTGGGATTTGAGCGCTACACGCACTTTACGAGCCCGATCCGCCGCTACTCCGACCTCACGCTACACCGCCTTTTAAAGGCCAAACTGCGCAACGACGAGAAGTTTTTCAACTACCTACTTTTAAATATAGAATCGACTTGCTCAAATTTAAGCGAACTCGAGCGCGAAGCCGACAGGGTCGCGTTTGACTTTATGGATAGGAAATTCGCGCGCTGGGCAAAAGAGCGCATCGGACAGCGATTTAGCGCCTATATCAGCGAAAATCAAAACGCCGCGGTCGCTAGGCTTGACGACGAGATAAAAGGCGCTAGGATATTTTTGGGCGCGTACTGCGTAAATTTACTGCAAAAAGTTATCGTCGAAATCACGGACGTAAATATCGCAACGGCCGAAATTTTCGGCAAGGTCGTAAAGAAAATCGATGTATAG
- a CDS encoding HDOD domain-containing protein, which translates to MNESIYKRIKALPPLDDTVTKIQAICKNENSSLNDLSQIIEKDPMLTANILRSANSPLYGFSREVTTISRAVALFGMATIRGFALSSAVKKSFKINLDPYGITSQDFLNISIIQNALMYNWYSKINASELAVLSPASFMLEVGKIVISNELNETGKAAEFKAKLKNISNPFDLSELENKTVEISNETVTAKIFEQWNLETELVDAILYSNSPDDAPKHIKNYSKALKVVKNAVNIFNQLDDNSLQNTLMCLDEYGFAQDKFLEAVAKVKANL; encoded by the coding sequence ATGAACGAATCAATTTACAAACGCATAAAGGCTCTTCCTCCGCTTGACGATACCGTCACAAAGATCCAAGCCATTTGCAAAAACGAAAATAGCTCGCTTAACGATCTGTCTCAAATCATCGAAAAAGACCCGATGCTGACGGCAAATATCCTACGCTCGGCGAATTCTCCGCTTTACGGGTTTAGCAGAGAAGTAACGACGATATCAAGAGCCGTGGCGCTGTTTGGAATGGCTACGATCCGCGGCTTTGCTCTCTCAAGCGCGGTCAAAAAAAGCTTTAAGATAAATTTAGATCCCTACGGCATCACAAGTCAAGATTTTTTAAACATCTCCATAATACAAAACGCCCTAATGTATAACTGGTACTCGAAAATAAACGCTAGCGAGCTTGCGGTTTTAAGCCCCGCTTCGTTTATGCTCGAAGTTGGTAAGATCGTCATCTCTAACGAATTAAACGAAACGGGCAAAGCGGCCGAATTTAAGGCAAAATTGAAAAATATTTCAAATCCTTTCGACTTATCCGAGCTGGAAAATAAAACCGTCGAGATATCAAACGAGACCGTAACGGCCAAAATTTTCGAGCAATGGAACCTTGAAACCGAGCTTGTCGATGCGATTTTGTATTCAAACAGCCCCGACGATGCGCCTAAGCACATCAAAAACTACTCAAAAGCGCTTAAAGTCGTGAAAAATGCGGTAAATATCTTTAATCAACTAGACGACAATAGCCTGCAAAATACACTGATGTGCCTTGACGAATACGGCTTCGCACAAGATAAATTTTTAGAAGCCGTCGCAAAAGTCAAAGCCAATTTGTGA
- the ilvC gene encoding ketol-acid reductoisomerase, with product MAVNIYYDKDCDLSLIKSKTVAMIGFGSQGHAHAENLRDSGVKVIVGLARGGKSWAKAEAKGFEVKTVAEATKAADVIMILTPDELQAEIFERDIKPNLNEGDAIAFGHGFNVHFGQIKAPEGIDVIMIAPKAPGHTVRSEFVRGGGIPDLIAVEQNASGKAKELALSYASAIGGGRTGIIETTFKDETETDLFGEQAVLCGGLCALVNAGFETLVDAGYEPEMAYFECLHELKLIVDLMYQGGMADMRYSISNTAEYGDYVSGPRVIGEDSKKAMKEILKEIQNGKFAKDFILERKAGYVRMNAERGIAERSLLNQTGKKLRSMMPWISSGKLIDQSKN from the coding sequence ATGGCTGTAAATATTTACTATGATAAAGATTGCGATTTGAGCCTGATAAAAAGCAAAACCGTAGCGATGATAGGCTTTGGCTCTCAAGGGCATGCGCATGCGGAAAATTTGCGCGATAGCGGCGTAAAAGTGATCGTAGGTCTGGCAAGGGGCGGTAAAAGCTGGGCGAAAGCGGAAGCGAAGGGCTTTGAGGTAAAAACCGTAGCCGAAGCGACAAAGGCGGCCGATGTCATAATGATACTAACTCCCGACGAGCTTCAGGCTGAAATTTTCGAGCGAGATATAAAGCCGAATTTAAACGAGGGCGACGCGATAGCCTTTGGGCACGGCTTTAACGTGCATTTCGGACAGATCAAGGCTCCTGAGGGTATCGACGTCATTATGATCGCTCCAAAAGCGCCCGGCCACACAGTAAGGAGCGAATTTGTCCGAGGCGGCGGCATCCCGGATCTCATCGCCGTGGAGCAAAACGCGAGCGGAAAGGCCAAAGAGCTGGCTCTAAGCTACGCTAGCGCGATCGGCGGGGGCAGAACGGGCATCATAGAAACTACCTTTAAAGATGAAACCGAGACCGATCTTTTTGGTGAGCAGGCGGTGCTTTGCGGCGGACTTTGCGCGCTGGTAAATGCGGGCTTTGAGACGCTGGTGGATGCCGGATACGAGCCTGAGATGGCGTATTTCGAGTGCTTGCATGAGCTAAAACTAATCGTGGATCTAATGTATCAAGGCGGCATGGCGGACATGCGCTACTCTATCTCAAACACCGCAGAATACGGCGACTACGTGAGCGGTCCGCGCGTCATCGGCGAAGACAGCAAAAAAGCGATGAAGGAAATTTTAAAAGAGATCCAAAACGGTAAATTTGCAAAAGACTTCATCCTCGAGCGCAAGGCGGGATACGTCAGGATGAACGCAGAGCGCGGCATCGCCGAGAGAAGCCTGCTAAATCAAACTGGCAAAAAACTACGCTCTATGATGCCTTGGATCAGCTCGGGCAAACTCATCGACCAAAGTAAAAATTAA